Sequence from the Mugil cephalus isolate CIBA_MC_2020 chromosome 20, CIBA_Mcephalus_1.1, whole genome shotgun sequence genome:
ACAGGTTACTgttgcataacattatgaccacctccctaacaTTGTGCATGTGTCCCTTGCGCCTCCAAGACatttgttgaggggaggggtctctgtgaatcatcccacagattcttgattagtttgggaggTGGTGTAGGTAAGCCACATTTCAGAAACGAAAGAAAGGGACGCCCACCACTGCTCCTCTGGGCCTTGACCATCACTGCAGCAGTGGCATGTTTTATATTCTGCAAGTGTTTTTAGTGAAGGGGTGATCAAGAAAATAATTGGTCATACTTGAACACCTTTTTGTGCAATGGATGAACTTTCAGATGAagtataaactaaataaataaagagcttaatgtaaattttaaatcgCATGACTATTCTTGCTGCGGGGCACTTAGTGAACCCTAGAaatagaagagagagagaaaaaaacacttgttttcCGATTGTCCGAATAAGTTAAATGTGTAAAGCATTACTCCTTCCCCCAACAGTTGTGGATTCATCAGAAACTCTACGGCAGGTCAGCGGCTTGAAAGAGAGACACCCGCCTGGCAGCCACACCTTTGGACAGCTGTCAAAAGTCTGCAAACAAAGAATGccttcaaaaatataaataatagtcATTTATGTCTGTCACAAGTTCATTAAGTACAGACTCCTGTCTCTTCATGTGATCCCAGACTAACACGTTGATGtggagatcagggctctgtgggggccatgccatcacttccaggacttctgaCTACAATCCTGCAAAatcctgactttgtgcaagtctACGAATAagaattaatgttgttttgaaaggaaaatgaTATGACACCACATATTGATGTgactttgatttttcttttgtttgcccactttgcattttgtaaactgataaaaaataaacaatcatatGTTTAAATGCGTTCTTagtttacaatttttttttgacacctAACACCGTAATAATTAatggttttaataataataataataataataatgaaaaaattgACTTCCAATGTAATTTTACTGAAGCTCTGATGATGAGTTAAATGTTCATGTAACAGCTGGTGTGAGAAAGGACTGGTTCAGTATTGCagaaaaacacgttttttttcttcctttgtgcATATGTGAAGTTTCTTAGAGAAACAGAATGAACgaggaaatagaaataaattcatatcattatttttttttattattattattgaatattttaaattaatttgaccCAATACTGTCAAGTATAATTCTAGGgtcaaaataaattcaaagaaactaaattaaaagaaactaaactgaactgaaaggaCTGTGATTCAGTCCCTTGACCAGATACAGTTTCAGAACCAGAGCTCTGGAGGCTGAAAAGTGGCTAAAGAGTTGACAGAGTAGAGAACCCTGTAGATGGCGCTGTGTGCCGGTGTAGTCGCACAACACCATGTGTTTCGCTGCTGCATCGTTGCAGAGTTGCAGAGTTTGCAGCTTCAGGCGAAGATGAAAGCCACGAAAAGCCCGACGCAGAATACACCCAGTCCCAGCAGAATGAGCTTGAACGCATCCTTCGTCATGCGCTGAGAGGCTCTGCTGTGGCGGTCTCTGTTTTCAAGCCGCTCAAAGAGCTCTCTGATGCGGGCTTGCATTGCCTGGACAATCACGGCGTCCACGTTTGGATCCTGTGACGCTATCACAGCCTCCAGACGCTTTCCCCTGAAAGCTTTCTCCAGGTCTTTGACCACAGCGCTGCGGGTCTTTCTGGTGCTCCTCCGGTCGGGAAGGAAGTTCCTGCAGGCATGGGCGTGGAGACCCTCCATCGTCTGGTTAATCAGATGTTTGGTGTGGGCGGTCCACTGCTCGCACCTGCGGGTTGTGAGAGCGCGACACTTGGTGAGAACTTTCACCGTGAGCAAGGAGACAAACAGCCGGAGCTGGTCGTTGTCTTCCCCCGATGTGGCTTCACAGCCGGAGGCAGAGCGATCAGCCGGAGCTGTCTGGGACGGTTCCATGCTTGTGTCTGTCATTTTCCTTATTCAGGACGTTTGTGTTTTCGCTGTCTGGTTTGTCTGTTGTGTAAATGGCACTTAGCGTTGGTTGCTGCTGAAAATGTCAACAATTACCTAGGACCTAATACCTACTACACTAAACAAATAGCCGCTGTATAAGGATAAATCTTGTGCCTTTGATGTGGGACGTGACGTCACGTCACGGAGGCTTTCGCTATGATCTGTTACGTGACGTCATGAAGGTTTTCATGAGGTTACAGGTTTCAGTGCGCTCgcgcatgcgcacacgcacCCGTTCGTTCTCTGACACTAAATAAGTAAACATCAATACAAACATGTCTTCCTAttcttttgtgttgttatttactTCCTTGTTTATGTGAAGTGCCCTCCAAACTAAAAGACGTAGATCCCTGAGTAGATCCCGACCTTACAGTCAATGATCCTGCAACATTTAATTACCAAATAAAGGACGTTTCTGCATTTTACGGGACGGGTGGCAACACTAGTGGTACAtgtaagaaacatccacatgaatgaatgccaggtccaaagaaGCAGAACCACAACATGGTCAACGTTACGTCTCCTGTCAATAATGGTTCTTATATCTGATgtgtctttcaatgtgtgcccCATACTTTGCTGTGGTTAGTTGGGGGAGTAGtaacagcaaaaaaagagacattagTAGGaccagtgagggacaggaggacactaggtaaactgctctccatcatggacaatccatcccatccactacaccaaacactagagtgatagaggagctcattctccaacagACCGCagccatagtgaacgctacagaacttcttttattccctacTCTATTCACCTGTATATCAGCTCAaatttttgtaacaattaagctacacTGCCCAATTTATTTAACTTCTGCCTCACTAAAGTCGTGTATTCCTCCAGTCCAGTAGGGGGCAGCAACGCACCAGTCGTGACTTAACGTCAagtcaaccaatcaggaaaaaGTGGGAAGAAACATCAGTTCATTGCATAAACTGTTTGCTTTGGTTTATGGTTTTCTCCTCAGGTCGCCCCTGGCTTTCCTGCACTATGTGGTTGACTTTGTAAGTGTTTGTGTTACAACTGGTCCGAGCGGTGGTCCTCTCCCCTCGGTGGGTCTCTCCCAGTTGCTACTTTCGCACCGGCTTGTAGTCCCGTCTGTGAGGTCCGAGCGGATCGGGAGGAACCTGCAGAGATGTCCGCAAACGGTGGCACGCCTGTCGGCCTCCTGTCTTACGAGACCCTGGTCCACGCTGTGGCTGGCGCAACggtgagcagcagagaggagaaaaaaaacgtcataaAAGTCTCCTTTTAAttggctttttttatttgttttatgccTGGCGGGCTTTTAACTCGGTGATTGCGACAGTATCGAATAAACCACAACAAACTGGTTGTAAAGTGAAACTGAGAGCGACTTGTAGTGTGTTGGTGGATGTCACATTTACtatgctgtgtctttttaggGGAGTGTGACTGCAATGACCGTCTTCTTTCCTCTGGACACGGCTAAAAGCAGATTGCAGGGTGAGGTTGGAAGCGTTATCATCTTGGGAAAAGCTCGGTGTTGCAATAAAAGTTGTTGTGAAGGCATATTTAATTACAAAgtaaggtgaccagatttctgaaacGAAATCCGGAGACATTTACAGttcagagataaaataaaaataaaaataataattaaatgttatcaagatgaaatgaagaaaatgggacaattacagtttaatttattttgatgtatcGGTTACTGTAATAATTATAGTGGGTGCGCAACTTGCTCACAACCGGTTCCTATCAGGCTACCGTAATAACAGTTGTCTGCgcgcaatgttttttttcccggttCAGAAAACGTTAAAATTGGAGACAGGCCTTTCAAAAGGGGGCTTTCCCTAGAAATCTGGGGCGCCTGGTCACCCTGTAAACAAAAAGAATTAAGCACCGCCCACTGTAGAAGGCATAAACTGCTGCTGATCTTCACGTGTAAAATATCTGCAAAATACCTCTGCTTCAGGAGATCTGTTTGATGACTTACGCcagtttctgttcatttttcagTGGATGAGAAGCGAAAGTCTAAGTCTACCCCAAGGATCCTGGCTGAAATAGCAAAGGAAGAAGGCCTGTAAGTCGGGGGCGTGTATGCGTCGTGTTTGTCTGGTGGAGGGAAGCTGCCCTGTGTCACTTTCTTAGGTCGGAGGTCAGAATCACATCTGGTGTCAAAGCATCCTAGGAACTAGCTCTCAGGTTAATACCTCAAATGGAGCTAGAACTGGTAACGTCCCTGTCAGAAGTGTGAGCAGTGAGATTGTCAATGTTTCCAGAACCTCGTTCTGCTCACTCTGCATGCCACAAACTTTATatcttgttccaaaatatgtgtCATGTCATCAAGACTTCACGTggtgacgcacacacacgacCACCAGCCGCTTGTGGCTCTGACAGACAGACGGCAGCTGTTTCAATATTGTTCGGCggtgtttatttgaatataGGCGGCACAGCTGAGATCACATCTTTAGACACGTGGGGACGTATTTAAAGTGTAATACCGTGTTGCACGCTGTTGGAGTGTAGTGTACAGTAGGTCCCATTCACTGATTCAGCGTGTTTTTGCTGGAGTGTGTCCATTAGGTTTAGCTGCACCTTAATGGTTTTGTGAAGGGATTAAGCTAAAATAATATCTAAAATGTCCACTTATTTTATGTCAGACTGCAGCCACATTGGTAACACTCGTTAACAGCACGCCAACTATTGCCACCTttcgttttcttctttttgttttcaccgTCTATTTGAGCTGCTTACCTGCACAGCCAATGGTCTGACAACTATAGGTGTAGTTCATTGCCAAATTGAGCAACTGCTACTTATGTTTTTTTGAACCTTTATAAGACAAGTATCACCAATCAATGAAAAGAGTCGAACCTTTCCTGTCTTGCTTGAACTTGATGACGTGGCCGCATCAAAAGAACGACCACTATTCAGATGTTTCTCCACCTCTTCTCCCAGTCAGTCTCTGTACAGAGGCTGGTTCCCGGTTATCTCCAGCCTCTGCTGCTCCAACTTCGTCTACTTCTACACCTTCAACACACTGAAGAAGCTGACGGTATCCGGTCCGGGGAAGTCCAGGCCGGCCAAAGACCTGCTCATGGGGGTCGTATCAGGTAAATGCACCAGATGGAAGTccattacactgtaaaatacatttatctgATTCGTTTGAAGGTAAAGGTGTCCGCTGAAGGTTTCTTGTCAATAAGTTACGTTTACTGTCCTCTGTGCAGGGGTTGTGAATGTGATCCTGACCACGCCCATGTGGGTGGTCAACACACGGCTGAAGCTGCAAGGGGTGAAGTTCAGAAACGAAGAACTCCACCAGACCCAGTATAGGGGCATATTTGGTGCGTAGTGCACGTCTCTATTATTATTCAGGAATTTCTTTTTGAACTGCATAGTTACACTTGGGTTTCCCCCCTCTCAGACGCTTTCTCACAGATCATCGCCAACGAGGGAGTGGCAGCTCTGTGGAGCAGCACCCTGCCCTCTCTCATCCTGGTCCTCAACCCGGCTGTACAGTTCATGTTCTATGAAGCCATGAAGAGGAAGGCGGgcaaaggagggaggaaggtgaGAGGACAGACGAGAGAGATGCCAGCCGGGTCTCGTTTTGCATCCAAAGCCAAATTATACGGATGCATCCGTTTCCCTAATTAATAAAGCAGCCTGATCCTGAtagaattataaatagttgccTGGCGTGGCTGTGTAGCCAGAGgctgttgtcatggtgatgTTGTATCTGAACTTGTCCTCAGGGATCCAGTCACAAGAAACCAAATCCGGTATCCGATCACAGTTTTCCACTCTGGCTTGGGGAGACGGTGTATATTTAGAAACCAGCTGTAAAGCTTCTCTCGCTCGCTGAAAACACGCAcatgtgttattatttatttattgatccaaagcCAGAGTATAACTACACccctggaagcttccatacACACAGTAATCTCACTCGGATGTTGGCAGAAGTGAAGGAAATGTAGCAGCACCAGTCGATCCTTTGATTCTGTGATTCAAATTACTTGAAAAGTGAGTGAAAACACCAGGTACAAGTGTGTTGAATCTGCCTCTCCTACCACAGATATCCTCAGCAGAGATCTTTCTCATCGGAGCCATTGCTAAGGCCATCGCTACCACCGCAACGTATCCTCTTCAGACAGTTCAGGCCATCCTGAGGGTAAATATGAACACGTAAAAATGTCGTCCCTGCTAATCTCGTACACTTGTAGTCGGAAGGACAAACCTTCTGCGCACTACAAGTTCTTCAAACCCtgtttctccatcagttcggTCAGTACAAAGGCGACGGCAAGGGCGGCGTCATCGGAAGCCTCTCCAACATTTTGTTCCTGCTCATGGACCGGATCAAGTGAGTGCACGCGAGCGGCGCGCCGCCACATTTGCGTTCGTCCGTCTAACCCGCGTGTGTTACGTTCCTCCCAGGAAGAACGGCGTCCTCGGCTTGTACAAAGGCCTGGAGGCCAAGCTGCTGCAGACGGTGCTGACGGCCGCCCTCATGTTCGTCGTCTACGAGAAGATCACCGCCGCCACCTTCAGAGTCATGGGCCTGAACAAGAAGCTGAAGCACTGAGCCCGCTCTCCTCGCCTGCTTGGGTACAACGCGGCATTAATGCACTCGTCGTCAGGGGGTTTTTATCCGAGCCTGCTGATTATACACGTAACGATACGCGAGTTTAAATCGGTGCCTTTACGTAAACAGCGACCGGAGGTGGGTTTAATTCTTGTGCCGCCGTCTCGCTCTTAACCTTTAACTACTTCCATCGGTGCCCAAATGCAGCTTCTGCACTgtcctgttatttttttgaatgaaactGTTCTCAATTCAGCAAAAAGGTTTCTTTGCTTTCATGCGGAGGGTTGGCAGCAAAGACATGAGGCTccgacaaacacacaccgctCTTCATGCGTGCGCCGAGAAAGCGGAGTAACTTCGTTGCCATGGTTACGCTCCCGCACGGCAACCGGACGCATTTCTCGGACACCGGAAATAAGAACAAATCGCAGACGTCTGAGACTGACGCGTCGTTTTAGGAAAGTCCTGCTCGTTAAACCTGCGTGTGTTGCCTTAATCTGAGCCCCCGgaccaaattaaaacatttgttttaactgtTAATCTAAACGGGCGTCATCCTGCAAAACGGAAACCTCGTGAAATCACGGAGAGATTCTTTTTAATGTGCTGCTGTCATTAGTAGACACGTATTAGTGGTAAATGGGGAGGAAGGGAGTAAAGAGGTTCCGTCTGTATTTATTGATTTGCCTGTAAATTCGAGACCACGTTTTCCAGCTCTTAACGATTCCAGCAATTCTAATATGTATGAAGATTGAATTAATAGAAATAGGAATTAATCCGTCACTGGGAGTTCGACAAGTGCCTCTACATTAAGTTGTACAGTCGTTTGAAATGTACCGTGTGATGACTGCTGTTGATTTATGCAAACACATGATGCACTGAGTTTCGTCTACAGAGTCATATCTACTGTTCTGGTGGTTGTCAGTGTACGCACGTTATTTATGCCAGTGACTTGTGCGGTTGTAAAGTAGTAATTCagataacagaaacacaagagtATTCAGCTATCAGAAGGTTCCAGACGTCTTCTTTGTCCTGGATCATTTGACCGTTTGCTTCTTTAGTTGCTGTCAACGTGCTTATTGAGCCCGTTAAGCCGGCGCTGTGGCCGCTTCCATACCGTAGCTCCGGACTCTTAAGCTTAGTTTCTGCTCCTGCAACCGGTCTACGCACAACCTGTGAGGCATTTATTGAATGTAACGGCGTCGTCAGCACAGAATAAAGCGTTTACCACATTTGAGCTCCTCTAGATTCAGGTCAGTTGTGAAATCTgtacacaacagcacaacagttGCATTCATTACTGtaggaaccttttttttttccttcttactTGTCTTATTTCTTAAAGTGACcatgtttacatgaaaataCCTGCTCACCCAGTACTTACTTGATAGGatcttttttatgtttaaatcgAGACTGTTTTTTGAATTAACCAGGGAACAATAAAGTTTGAGAAATGACAACGCACtgtattgagttttttttatttaaaatcgaCATATAAAAGGTGGCTCTGTCGGCCTGTGTGGGCTTCCTCCCACTGACACCTAATGCATTGTTATGttaacttcatttttactgtGTTGGCCATTTAAAAGACTCGTCCGAGGCGAACCTCGCCTCTCGTCCAGTCGCAGCTAAGAGAGGCTCCAGAACGCCCGCCGCAAACCTCTAATTATAACGACTGGATGCACATGCAAGATAAAACATGTGCCAACATGTGCAGCTGAACATATAAAAAGTTCCCAGAAGACCGTGGAGTCGTAACCGGGGACAAGCCGTCAACACATCACCTGTCAAATGTGCGCTGGTGAAGAAGCCTCCATTGGAGGTCTAGTGTTCCAGGCCTTAGTCTTAAATCAGGACTGATGATGCGAGTCTCGCCTACTGGTCATCTCCTCGACGTACCAGTGCGGCAGGAAGGAGTACTGCGAGTCCCTGTGGACGGTGTAGGTCACATCTCTGTGGGGTTCCCAGGAGAACAGGTACACCACGCTGAAACGGAAGAAACGCAAGAGCTCAAACTGAATGTGTGACTTCTAACCGAAACGTGCCGAAAGCATCGGTCATATCATCGCAGCTCACCTTGGGCTGTCTTCGGTGACGACATCCTTCACGAACGACAGGAAATCGCAGCAGAAGTTCATGCAAACTGTCGGCTTCCAGCAGTTGTATTCGTTCTGttgaaaagacacacagacggacagacagctaaaggttttgttttgtactcATCTTTCACTAcgagaaaatgacaaaaagcgTTCAGAAGGTGTCATTTATCTAGCACTACACCTTGATGAGCTGCGAAATCTTAGAGATGTGAAACGTCTCCAGAGAAACAACGACTCCGTCGTGGTCCCGGAAACCCGCCACGACGCGGGGGACCCCCGGGAGGAAAGACTGAGCCCACCACTTgagcagtttgaacctgagggCGACCGAAACATGGCgtgaaaagtcaaaaataataataataaaaaagtaacgCGGTTAGTCCCTGGTTCCTCTACCTGTGGAAGTTGCTGCGCTGTTTGGGCGTGCAGATCTCCACCGACGTCTTCAGCTCCACGTAGCAGGTGGGAGGAGCCGGGGCTTTGGGATCCCTGTCCCGACAGTCCACCTCGCCGGAGAACAGGAGCCTGTGATCCCCGAGCCGGGTTTGCACCACGGTGCAGAAGGCCTCGTTGGTGTTGACCACTCCGCCGGGGTCAGGTGAACTGTGGGCGCTGTCTGCAAAGGGTTGACAACAGTGAAGCGCTGCAGGCAGTAGCAGGGATACTAGATATTGAAGTTGGATCTAGAGACCTAGGTCACTTGTGATTGGATGTTAATGCAACGTCTGAACAGGCCCACAAAAGCTGAGCCGCTGTAAGACAGTTACTACCTCCGTGGCCAAGTCTCCGAGGAGAACAAGTCAAACGAGTTACGTCTTAGGCCCACCCACCTGCACATGTGTACTGCTCAAACTTGTATCCCCAGTACATCATCTCTTCGTGCCTTTCGGTGCGGTTCTCCCGTTCCCTGCGAGCTGCTTCCGTCTCCACCTCGCTGACGTACAGCGTGCCCTCGAACCTGGTGGCCGCCAGCATCCACCCCTCCCTGGTCTCGTAAGGGGTGGTCAGCAGCTTGGTCAGGTGACCCCGCCACGTCACAAAGTCCACGTCTAAAGCGCTGGGGGAGAGGAAA
This genomic interval carries:
- the LOC124998070 gene encoding peroxisomal membrane protein PMP34; its protein translation is MSANGGTPVGLLSYETLVHAVAGATGSVTAMTVFFPLDTAKSRLQVDEKRKSKSTPRILAEIAKEEGLQSLYRGWFPVISSLCCSNFVYFYTFNTLKKLTVSGPGKSRPAKDLLMGVVSGVVNVILTTPMWVVNTRLKLQGVKFRNEELHQTQYRGIFDAFSQIIANEGVAALWSSTLPSLILVLNPAVQFMFYEAMKRKAGKGGRKISSAEIFLIGAIAKAIATTATYPLQTVQAILRFGQYKGDGKGGVIGSLSNILFLLMDRIKKNGVLGLYKGLEAKLLQTVLTAALMFVVYEKITAATFRVMGLNKKLKH
- the dxo gene encoding decapping and exoribonuclease protein codes for the protein MDHHRPRSPPSWQDNRRLAHKRQRDDEGRSQWEDRRVRPNRHHHHHHHHSEPGSAAGQNPPSSRTLSTRRELYERDFPVYKQPVEVGCFSLDAKRRFFNDSRQLRYYVEPGRSPNFNLRDGYKDRFIKRDDSVKEKLDHILRWVVANRSRLNSRATPTSSCALDVDFVTWRGHLTKLLTTPYETREGWMLAATRFEGTLYVSEVETEAARRERENRTERHEEMMYWGYKFEQYTCADSAHSSPDPGGVVNTNEAFCTVVQTRLGDHRLLFSGEVDCRDRDPKAPAPPTCYVELKTSVEICTPKQRSNFHRFKLLKWWAQSFLPGVPRVVAGFRDHDGVVVSLETFHISKISQLIKNEYNCWKPTVCMNFCCDFLSFVKDVVTEDSPSVVYLFSWEPHRDVTYTVHRDSQYSFLPHWYVEEMTSRRDSHHQS